Proteins encoded by one window of Serratia nevei:
- a CDS encoding ComEA family DNA-binding protein: MQHTEKKALSGYRHHVKAALTALLLCLTGPAAAVDKAEAPAPMLSAPASNGGQSVMTKTAEEAAVSINQATAEQLAAALSGVGLKKAEGIVRYREQNGPFTQVEQLQEVPGIGPALFEKNRTRLKM; this comes from the coding sequence ATGCAACATACAGAGAAAAAAGCGTTATCAGGTTACCGTCATCACGTCAAAGCTGCGCTCACCGCGCTGCTTTTGTGCCTGACGGGGCCGGCCGCCGCGGTGGATAAAGCCGAGGCGCCGGCACCCATGCTCTCAGCACCGGCGAGCAATGGCGGGCAATCGGTGATGACCAAGACAGCCGAGGAGGCGGCGGTCAGCATCAATCAGGCCACCGCCGAACAGCTGGCCGCCGCCTTGAGCGGCGTCGGTTTGAAGAAGGCGGAAGGCATCGTGCGCTACCGCGAGCAGAACGGGCCGTTCACCCAGGTTGAGCAGTTGCAGGAGGTGCCGGGCATCGGGCCGGCGCTGTTTGAGAAGAACCGCACCCGGCTGAAAATGTGA
- a CDS encoding Lrp/AsnC family transcriptional regulator, which yields MLDKTDRKLLCMLQQDCTQSLQALADAVNLTSTPCWKRLKRLEDEGYIRGRVALLDNEKLGLGLTAFVLIKTQQHSSEWYQAFVQLTSQMPEVLAFYRMAGEYDYLMQVEVADMKSYDGFYKRLVNGVPGLIDVTSSFAMEKIKYTTALPVPE from the coding sequence ATGTTAGATAAAACAGACCGTAAGCTGCTATGCATGCTGCAGCAAGATTGCACCCAGTCGCTGCAGGCGCTGGCCGATGCGGTCAATTTGACCTCGACGCCGTGCTGGAAACGGCTGAAGCGCCTGGAAGACGAGGGCTATATCCGCGGCCGGGTGGCGCTGCTGGATAACGAAAAGCTCGGCCTGGGGCTGACGGCGTTCGTGCTGATCAAGACCCAGCAGCACAGCAGCGAGTGGTATCAGGCGTTTGTGCAACTGACCAGCCAGATGCCCGAGGTGCTGGCGTTCTACCGCATGGCGGGGGAGTACGACTATCTGATGCAGGTCGAAGTGGCGGACATGAAAAGCTACGACGGCTTTTATAAGCGCCTGGTGAACGGCGTACCGGGCCTCATCGATGTCACCTCAAGCTTTGCCATGGAAAAAATCAAATACACCACCGCGCTGCCGGTGCCGGAGTGA
- the hupB gene encoding nucleoid-associated protein HU-beta, whose protein sequence is MNKSQLIDKIAAGADISKAAAGRALDAVIASVTDSLKAGDDVALVGFGSFTVRERSARTGRNPQTGKEIKIAAAKVPAFRAGKALKDAVN, encoded by the coding sequence GTGAATAAGTCACAACTGATCGACAAGATTGCCGCAGGTGCTGATATTTCCAAAGCGGCAGCGGGACGTGCTTTAGACGCAGTAATCGCTTCCGTTACCGACTCTCTGAAAGCAGGGGATGACGTGGCTCTGGTAGGTTTCGGTTCCTTCACCGTGCGTGAACGTTCGGCTCGTACCGGCCGCAACCCGCAGACCGGTAAAGAGATCAAAATCGCGGCAGCCAAAGTACCGGCCTTCCGTGCAGGGAAAGCGCTGAAAGACGCTGTAAACTGA
- the smdA gene encoding multidrug efflux ABC transporter permease/ATP-binding subunit SmdA: MRLFAQIGWYFRREWRRYLGAVVLLIVIAILQLLPPKLVGIIVDGVTEKQMSTGVLMAWLGLMIGTAIVVYLLRYVWRVLLFGASYQLAVELRENFYRQLSRQNPAFYLRHRTGDLMARATNDVDRVVFAAGEGVLTLVDSLVMGLVVLVVMSTQISWQLTVLALIPMPLMAIAIKYYGDQLHQRFKSAQAAFSSLNDQAQESMTSIRMIKAFGLEDHQSNRFAEVAAQTGAKNMHVARVDARFDPTIYIAIGASNLLAIGGGSWMVVNGSLTLGQLTSFVMYLGLMIWPMLALAWMFNIVERGSAAYSRIRSLLDEAPAVQDGPQALPAGRGVLDVDIRAFHYPENPHPALHDVALTLKPGQMLGLCGPTGAGKSTLLSLIQRQFDVDQGQIRYHGLPLPQVKLDDWRSRLSVVSQTPFLFSDTVANNIALGHPGATQAQIEQAARLASVHEDILRLPQGYDTEVGERGVMLSGGQKQRISIARALLLDAEILILDDALSAVDGRTEHQILHNLRSWGQDRTVIISAHRLSALTEASEILVMQHGGVAQRGDPVALAAQPGWYRDMYRYQQLEAALDEAPENGEEALADE; encoded by the coding sequence GTGAGATTATTTGCTCAAATCGGCTGGTACTTCCGCCGGGAGTGGCGCCGCTACCTCGGGGCGGTGGTGCTGCTGATCGTCATCGCCATCCTGCAACTGCTGCCGCCTAAGCTGGTCGGCATCATCGTGGACGGCGTCACCGAAAAACAAATGTCTACCGGCGTGCTGATGGCCTGGCTCGGGCTGATGATCGGCACCGCGATTGTCGTTTACCTGCTGCGCTATGTGTGGCGGGTGTTGCTGTTCGGCGCCTCCTACCAGCTGGCGGTCGAGCTGCGCGAAAACTTTTACCGCCAACTCAGCCGGCAAAACCCGGCGTTCTACCTGCGCCACCGCACCGGCGATCTGATGGCGCGCGCCACCAACGACGTGGACCGCGTGGTGTTCGCCGCCGGCGAAGGCGTGCTGACGCTGGTGGACTCGCTGGTGATGGGGCTGGTGGTGCTGGTGGTGATGAGCACCCAAATCAGCTGGCAGCTGACGGTGCTGGCGTTGATCCCGATGCCGCTGATGGCGATCGCCATCAAATATTACGGCGACCAGCTGCACCAGCGCTTTAAATCGGCGCAGGCGGCGTTTTCCAGCCTGAACGATCAGGCGCAGGAAAGCATGACCAGCATCCGCATGATCAAGGCCTTTGGGCTGGAAGATCACCAATCCAACCGCTTCGCCGAGGTGGCGGCGCAGACCGGCGCCAAGAACATGCACGTGGCGCGGGTGGATGCGCGCTTCGATCCGACCATTTATATCGCCATCGGCGCCTCTAACCTGCTGGCCATCGGCGGCGGCAGCTGGATGGTGGTGAACGGGTCGCTGACGCTCGGGCAGCTGACCAGCTTTGTGATGTATCTCGGCTTGATGATCTGGCCGATGCTGGCGCTGGCCTGGATGTTCAACATCGTCGAACGCGGCAGCGCGGCCTACAGCCGCATCCGCAGCCTGCTCGACGAGGCGCCGGCGGTGCAGGACGGCCCGCAGGCGTTGCCGGCCGGCCGCGGCGTGCTGGACGTGGATATCCGCGCGTTCCACTACCCGGAAAACCCGCATCCGGCGCTGCATGACGTGGCGCTGACGCTGAAGCCGGGGCAGATGCTGGGGCTGTGCGGGCCGACCGGTGCCGGCAAGTCGACGCTGTTGTCGCTGATCCAGCGCCAGTTCGACGTCGACCAAGGGCAGATCCGCTATCACGGCCTGCCGTTGCCGCAGGTCAAACTCGACGACTGGCGTTCGCGGCTGTCGGTGGTGAGCCAGACGCCGTTCCTGTTCTCCGATACCGTGGCGAACAACATTGCGCTGGGCCATCCGGGGGCGACGCAGGCGCAGATCGAACAGGCGGCGCGGTTGGCCAGCGTCCATGAGGACATTCTGCGGCTGCCACAGGGCTATGACACCGAAGTGGGCGAACGCGGCGTGATGCTGTCGGGCGGGCAGAAACAGCGTATCTCCATTGCGCGTGCGCTGCTGCTGGATGCGGAGATCCTGATCCTCGACGACGCGCTGTCGGCGGTGGACGGCCGTACCGAACACCAGATCCTGCACAACCTGCGCAGCTGGGGGCAAGATCGCACGGTGATCATCAGCGCGCACCGGCTGTCGGCCTTGACAGAAGCCAGCGAGATCCTGGTGATGCAGCACGGCGGCGTTGCGCAGCGCGGCGATCCGGTGGCGCTGGCGGCGCAGCCGGGCTGGTATCGCGATATGTACCGTTATCAGCAGCTGGAAGCGGCGCTGGATGAAGCGCCGGAAAACGGCGAGGAGGCGTTGGCCGATGAATAA
- the cof gene encoding HMP-PP phosphatase, with translation MYRLAAFDMDGTLLMPDHRVGPETLAVLNQLVEREMVVTFATGRHYLDAQPIMAQLGLQGYLITGNGTRVYDNRGQQLHATDLPAAVAEEVLHHHWRTRASMHVFRDEGWLTEFPVPEEMLRAHHLSGFRFQLADVRRLPAFGNSKVCFVAPHEELLALQVQLRAQLGDEADLCFSAYDCLEVLPLGCNKGTALDRLSRHLGLTMADCMAFGDAMNDKEMLGAVGHGVVMGNALPQLKSLLPQLPVIGHCQQQAVAHYLQHWLRSPCLTYSPEE, from the coding sequence ATGTATCGCCTGGCTGCTTTCGATATGGACGGCACGCTGTTGATGCCGGATCACCGGGTTGGCCCGGAAACGCTGGCGGTGCTGAACCAGCTGGTAGAGCGGGAAATGGTGGTGACGTTCGCCACCGGGCGGCACTACCTCGACGCGCAGCCGATCATGGCGCAGCTGGGGCTGCAGGGTTACCTGATCACCGGCAACGGCACGCGAGTGTATGACAACCGCGGCCAACAGCTGCACGCCACCGATTTGCCGGCGGCGGTCGCCGAAGAGGTGCTGCATCATCATTGGCGCACCCGCGCCAGCATGCATGTGTTCCGCGATGAAGGTTGGCTGACCGAGTTTCCCGTGCCGGAAGAGATGCTGCGGGCGCACCACCTGAGCGGCTTTCGTTTTCAGCTGGCTGACGTGCGCCGCCTGCCGGCGTTCGGCAACAGCAAGGTGTGCTTTGTCGCGCCGCACGAGGAGCTGCTGGCGTTGCAGGTGCAGCTGCGGGCACAGCTGGGCGACGAGGCAGACCTGTGCTTTTCCGCTTACGACTGTCTGGAAGTGCTGCCGCTCGGTTGCAACAAAGGCACGGCGCTGGACCGGCTGAGCCGCCATCTGGGGCTGACGATGGCCGACTGCATGGCGTTCGGCGACGCGATGAACGACAAAGAGATGCTGGGGGCGGTGGGGCACGGCGTGGTGATGGGCAACGCCCTGCCGCAGCTGAAATCCCTGCTGCCGCAGCTACCGGTTATCGGCCATTGCCAGCAACAGGCGGTGGCCCACTATTTACAACATTGGCTGCGTTCACCTTGCCTCACCTATTCCCCCGAAGAATGA
- a CDS encoding PLP-dependent cysteine synthase family protein: MTNSWVKYAIGEIEADFQRSADTHLIRLNLPAFPGICLYLKDESTHPTGSLKHRLARSLFLYGLCNGWITENTTIIEASSGSTAVSEAYFARLIGLPFIAVMPSCTARRKVEQIAFYGGRCHFVDHAAQIYAASEQLAKELNGHYMDQFTYAERATDWRGNNNIADSIFRQMAREPFPVPKHIVMSAGTGGTSATLGRYIRYQGHDTQLTVVDPENSVFYDCFHHGDRTLIGSCGSRIEGIGRPRAEPSFIPSVVDNMLRVPDAASVATIHWLEGVLGRKVGASTGTNVWGALQLAKQMRENGEQGSIVTLLCDSGERYLDTYYNPEWVSNNIGDLQPYLAQLADL; encoded by the coding sequence ATGACAAACTCTTGGGTAAAATATGCTATTGGTGAAATAGAAGCGGATTTTCAGCGCTCCGCCGATACGCACCTGATTCGCCTGAACCTGCCGGCGTTTCCAGGCATCTGCCTGTATTTGAAGGACGAGAGCACCCACCCGACCGGCAGCCTGAAACACCGCCTGGCGCGCTCGCTGTTCCTTTATGGCCTGTGCAACGGCTGGATCACCGAGAACACCACCATCATCGAGGCCTCTTCCGGCAGCACCGCGGTGTCCGAAGCCTACTTCGCTCGTCTGATCGGCCTGCCGTTCATCGCGGTGATGCCATCCTGCACCGCGCGCCGCAAGGTGGAGCAGATCGCCTTTTACGGCGGCCGCTGTCACTTCGTCGATCACGCCGCCCAGATCTACGCCGCCTCCGAACAGCTGGCGAAAGAGCTGAACGGCCACTATATGGATCAGTTCACCTATGCCGAACGCGCCACCGACTGGCGCGGCAACAACAACATCGCCGACAGCATCTTCCGCCAGATGGCACGCGAACCTTTCCCGGTGCCGAAACACATCGTGATGAGCGCCGGCACCGGCGGCACCTCCGCTACGCTGGGGCGCTACATCCGCTATCAGGGGCACGACACCCAATTGACGGTGGTCGATCCGGAAAATTCGGTGTTCTATGACTGCTTCCACCACGGCGATCGCACCCTGATCGGCAGCTGCGGCAGCCGTATCGAAGGCATCGGCCGCCCGCGCGCCGAGCCGTCGTTCATCCCGTCGGTGGTCGACAACATGCTGCGGGTGCCGGATGCCGCCAGCGTCGCCACCATTCACTGGCTGGAAGGCGTGTTAGGCCGCAAGGTTGGCGCCTCCACCGGCACCAACGTCTGGGGTGCGCTGCAGCTGGCGAAACAGATGCGGGAAAACGGCGAGCAAGGGTCGATCGTCACCCTGCTGTGCGACAGCGGCGAGCGTTATCTGGATACCTATTACAACCCGGAATGGGTCAGCAACAACATCGGCGATCTGCAGCCGTATCTGGCGCAGCTGGCGGATTTGTAA
- a CDS encoding SgrR family transcriptional regulator gives MRLVHRLSQYQRLYQQLGSAPVAVTIGELAAMFYCSERHARTLVQQLQDQGWLSWYSQPGRGKRARLHCLKTPDELRAQLLQQLLQQGNHQGALEMAQLDPQHLQDLLSPHLGGQWQAGSPTLRIPYYRTLEALDPLTLTGRAEQHLVSTLHAGLTRLMTGNPEPQPDLAHHWQIGEHGLRWRFFLRSQLRWHNGEPLTGQQLLQTLEKLQRHPRSQPSLANVAHISLPHPLCIQFDLHLADYWLAHRLAELPCLMTHPELPTIGAGPFKLALNEPQLVRLEQHAGYHLQHPYLDTIEYWITPDLPTAGADTSCQHPVRITIGQQDDLAQARPVQRSMSLGWCYLALNLRHGVLSEAQGQKLLMLIQQSGLLSRLPIPNSVITPSHEMLPGWRIPSQRIEEDVTLPARLTLLYRPPVELETVTVALQRLLAQHGCELEVRYYAGKRWQSEAQIAQADLLLADNLIGEAPEATLESWLRQDTLWRGILTESRWQQQQDTLQQIQQLQAQQPRFAQLQAYYQRLMAAAIITPLFHYQYQISAPPRMHGVTLTAHGWFDFCQAWLPPPVDDAPA, from the coding sequence ATGCGCCTGGTTCACCGTCTCAGCCAATATCAACGCCTGTACCAACAGCTCGGCAGCGCGCCGGTCGCCGTGACCATCGGCGAGCTGGCGGCGATGTTCTACTGCAGCGAACGGCACGCCCGCACGCTGGTGCAACAGCTGCAGGATCAGGGCTGGCTGAGCTGGTATTCGCAGCCCGGCCGCGGCAAACGCGCCCGCCTGCATTGCCTGAAAACCCCGGATGAACTGCGCGCGCAGCTGCTGCAACAGCTGCTGCAACAGGGCAACCATCAGGGGGCGCTGGAAATGGCGCAGCTCGATCCGCAGCACCTGCAGGATCTGCTCAGCCCGCACCTCGGCGGGCAATGGCAGGCCGGCAGCCCGACGCTGCGCATTCCCTATTACCGCACGCTGGAAGCGCTCGACCCACTCACGCTGACCGGCCGCGCCGAGCAACATCTGGTATCGACCCTGCACGCCGGGCTGACGCGCCTGATGACCGGTAACCCGGAACCGCAGCCCGATCTGGCGCACCACTGGCAGATTGGCGAGCACGGCCTGCGCTGGCGCTTCTTTCTGCGCAGTCAGCTGCGCTGGCACAACGGTGAACCGCTGACCGGCCAACAGCTGCTGCAAACGCTGGAAAAGCTGCAGCGCCACCCGCGCAGCCAACCCAGCCTGGCCAACGTCGCACACATCAGCCTGCCGCATCCGCTGTGCATCCAGTTCGATCTGCACCTGGCGGACTATTGGCTGGCTCACCGGCTGGCGGAGCTGCCTTGCCTGATGACCCACCCGGAGCTGCCGACCATCGGCGCCGGCCCGTTCAAACTGGCGCTGAATGAACCGCAGCTAGTGCGGCTGGAACAGCACGCCGGTTACCATCTGCAGCACCCGTATCTGGACACCATCGAGTACTGGATCACCCCCGACCTGCCCACCGCCGGCGCCGACACCAGTTGCCAGCATCCGGTGCGCATCACCATCGGTCAGCAAGACGATTTGGCGCAGGCCAGGCCGGTGCAGCGCAGCATGAGCCTGGGCTGGTGTTATCTGGCGCTGAACCTGCGCCACGGCGTGCTGAGCGAAGCCCAAGGGCAAAAGCTGCTGATGCTGATCCAGCAGTCCGGCCTGCTGAGCCGTCTACCTATTCCCAACAGCGTGATCACCCCCAGCCATGAAATGCTGCCCGGCTGGCGTATTCCCAGCCAACGGATTGAGGAAGATGTCACCCTGCCCGCCCGGCTGACGCTGCTGTATCGGCCGCCGGTCGAGCTGGAAACGGTGACGGTCGCGCTGCAGCGGCTGCTGGCGCAGCACGGCTGCGAGCTGGAAGTGCGTTACTACGCCGGTAAACGCTGGCAAAGCGAGGCGCAGATCGCCCAGGCCGACCTGCTGCTGGCAGACAACCTGATCGGTGAAGCGCCGGAGGCGACGCTGGAGAGCTGGCTGCGGCAGGATACGCTGTGGCGCGGCATCCTGACGGAAAGCCGCTGGCAGCAGCAGCAGGACACGCTGCAGCAGATCCAGCAGCTGCAGGCGCAGCAACCGCGCTTCGCACAGTTGCAGGCTTATTATCAACGGCTGATGGCCGCCGCCATCATCACGCCGCTGTTTCACTACCAGTATCAGATCAGCGCGCCGCCGCGCATGCATGGCGTTACGCTAACCGCCCACGGCTGGTTCGATTTTTGCCAGGCGTGGCTGCCGCCGCCGGTGGACGACGCACCGGCCTGA
- a CDS encoding acyl-CoA thioesterase, whose product MQTFIKVRGYHLDVYQHVNNARYLEFLEEARWEWLENEAGFRWMTENNIAFIVVNININYRSPAVLGDKLRIDSQMVQLNGKSGVLSQKVTQDPAGTPVADALLTFVCVDLKTQRALPIEGELRERLEALTPKDNLQ is encoded by the coding sequence ATGCAAACCTTTATCAAAGTTCGCGGTTATCACCTTGATGTTTACCAGCACGTTAACAACGCCCGCTATCTGGAGTTTCTGGAAGAGGCGCGCTGGGAGTGGCTGGAGAACGAGGCCGGGTTCCGCTGGATGACGGAAAACAACATCGCTTTCATCGTGGTGAACATCAATATCAATTACCGCAGCCCGGCGGTATTGGGGGATAAGCTGCGTATCGACAGCCAGATGGTGCAGCTCAACGGCAAGAGCGGGGTGCTGAGCCAAAAGGTGACGCAGGATCCGGCGGGGACGCCGGTGGCTGACGCGCTGCTGACTTTCGTGTGCGTCGATCTGAAAACGCAGCGTGCGCTGCCGATCGAAGGAGAATTGCGCGAGCGCCTGGAGGCGCTCACGCCGAAGGATAATCTGCAGTAA
- the queC gene encoding 7-cyano-7-deazaguanine synthase QueC: MKRAVVVFSGGQDSTTCLIQALQQYDEVHCVTFDYGQRHRAEIEVAQELSVALGAKAHKVLDVTLLNELAVSSLTRDNIPVPTYDPNQKNALPSTFVPGRNILFLTLAAIYAYQVEAEAVITGVCETDFSGYPDCRDEFVKALNKAVTLGIARDIRFETPLMWLNKAETWALADYYHQLDRVRQDTLTCYNGIKGDGCGECAACNLRANGLMQYRANQAEVMAALKQKAALA, from the coding sequence ATGAAGCGCGCGGTTGTCGTTTTCAGCGGTGGACAAGACTCCACGACCTGCTTGATCCAGGCATTGCAACAGTATGATGAAGTTCACTGCGTCACGTTCGATTACGGCCAGCGCCATCGCGCCGAGATTGAAGTGGCTCAAGAGCTGTCGGTAGCCCTCGGCGCCAAGGCACACAAGGTGCTGGACGTAACGCTGCTCAATGAGCTGGCCGTCAGCAGCCTGACGCGCGACAATATTCCGGTTCCCACCTACGATCCCAATCAGAAAAATGCGCTGCCGAGCACCTTCGTGCCGGGCCGCAACATCCTGTTCCTGACGCTGGCGGCGATCTACGCCTACCAGGTGGAAGCGGAAGCGGTGATCACCGGCGTGTGTGAAACCGATTTCTCCGGCTATCCGGATTGCCGCGACGAGTTTGTTAAAGCGTTGAACAAGGCGGTGACGCTGGGCATCGCCCGCGATATCCGCTTCGAAACGCCGCTGATGTGGCTAAACAAGGCCGAGACCTGGGCGCTGGCGGATTATTACCACCAGCTGGATCGCGTGCGCCAGGATACGCTGACCTGCTACAACGGCATCAAGGGTGACGGCTGCGGCGAATGTGCCGCCTGCAACCTGCGCGCCAATGGCCTGATGCAGTACCGGGCCAACCAGGCGGAAGTGATGGCGGCGTTGAAACAGAAGGCCGCTCTGGCCTGA
- the ppiD gene encoding peptidylprolyl isomerase has translation MMDNLRAAANHVVLKIILALIILSFVLTGVGNYLIGGSGDYAAKVNGQTIERAQLEQAFQSERSRMQQQLGDQFSALAGNEGYMQQMRRQVLSQLIDNMLLDQYAKKLGLAVSDDQIKDAIRKAPYFQTNGQFDNAKYLDLIGRMGYTADNFAQSMRQQLVNQQLIQAFGESGFVLPSESQAMAALVLQERDVRLATIDLKALQAKQSAGDDELKAYYDQNKNSFIAPEQVKVSYIPLDAASMQDKVKVSEEDISAYYDQHKSSYGQPERKNYSVIQLKTEAEANAVLDELKKGADFATLAKEKSTDIISRRTGGELGWLEPETTADELKQANLTEKGQLSGVVKSSVGFLIVRLNDIEPEKVKPLSEVHDAIAKQVQQEKAVDAYYALQQKVSEAATSDNESLASAEEAAGVKAAQSDWFTRDNIPAALNFKPVVQAIFDGSLIGENGAPGSNSDVITVDGDRAFVVRVSGHKPEGIEPFDQVKDRVAELVKRNKAVQEAKLQGEKLLVELKQGKGDEAMKAAGLSFGAVQKMARAPEDSQLVESVFALPHPQDGKPVYGMSQDRQDNVVLIALDAVKPGTLPEDEMKTFVGKMEEGATGVSFDSLLASLRKEAKIKMGAAEQQPQ, from the coding sequence ATGATGGACAATTTACGCGCGGCTGCTAATCACGTCGTGCTCAAAATCATCCTGGCCCTGATCATCCTGTCATTCGTTCTGACCGGGGTGGGTAACTACCTGATCGGCGGCTCCGGCGATTATGCTGCGAAAGTAAATGGTCAGACGATCGAACGCGCTCAGCTGGAACAGGCTTTCCAAAGCGAGCGTAGCCGCATGCAGCAGCAGCTGGGTGACCAGTTCTCCGCGCTGGCCGGCAACGAAGGCTACATGCAGCAGATGCGCCGTCAGGTGTTGTCCCAGTTGATCGACAACATGCTGCTCGACCAGTACGCCAAGAAGCTGGGCCTGGCGGTCAGCGACGATCAGATCAAGGACGCCATCCGCAAGGCGCCTTACTTCCAGACCAACGGCCAGTTCGATAACGCCAAATACCTCGACCTGATCGGCCGCATGGGCTACACCGCCGACAACTTCGCGCAGTCGATGCGCCAGCAGCTGGTCAATCAGCAGCTGATTCAGGCCTTCGGCGAGTCCGGCTTCGTGCTGCCGTCCGAATCGCAAGCCATGGCGGCGCTGGTGCTGCAGGAGCGCGACGTGCGCCTGGCGACCATCGATCTGAAGGCGCTGCAGGCGAAACAGAGCGCTGGTGACGACGAACTGAAGGCGTATTACGATCAGAACAAAAACAGCTTCATCGCACCAGAGCAGGTGAAGGTGAGCTATATCCCGCTGGACGCCGCGTCCATGCAGGACAAGGTGAAAGTGAGCGAAGAAGACATCAGCGCTTACTACGACCAGCACAAGAGCAGCTACGGCCAGCCGGAGCGTAAGAACTACAGCGTGATCCAGCTGAAAACCGAGGCGGAAGCCAACGCCGTGCTGGACGAGCTGAAGAAGGGCGCCGATTTCGCCACCCTGGCGAAAGAGAAATCCACCGATATCATCTCACGCCGCACCGGCGGCGAGCTGGGCTGGCTGGAGCCGGAAACCACCGCCGACGAGCTGAAGCAGGCTAACCTGACCGAGAAAGGGCAGCTGTCCGGCGTGGTGAAATCTTCCGTCGGCTTCCTGATCGTGCGTTTGAACGATATCGAACCTGAGAAAGTGAAGCCGCTGAGCGAAGTGCATGACGCCATCGCCAAGCAGGTGCAGCAGGAGAAAGCGGTAGACGCGTATTACGCGCTGCAGCAGAAGGTGAGCGAAGCGGCGACCAGCGACAACGAATCTCTGGCCTCGGCTGAAGAAGCGGCCGGCGTGAAAGCGGCGCAAAGCGACTGGTTTACCCGTGACAACATTCCTGCCGCGCTGAACTTCAAGCCGGTCGTGCAGGCGATCTTCGACGGCTCGCTGATCGGCGAGAACGGCGCGCCGGGCAGCAACTCCGACGTGATCACCGTAGATGGCGACCGCGCCTTCGTGGTGCGCGTGAGCGGCCATAAGCCGGAAGGTATCGAACCATTCGACCAGGTGAAAGACCGCGTGGCCGAGCTGGTGAAGCGCAACAAAGCGGTGCAGGAAGCGAAACTGCAGGGCGAGAAGCTGCTGGTTGAGCTGAAGCAGGGCAAGGGCGATGAGGCGATGAAAGCCGCCGGCCTGAGCTTTGGCGCCGTGCAGAAGATGGCGCGCGCGCCGGAAGACAGCCAGCTGGTGGAGAGCGTGTTCGCGCTGCCGCACCCGCAGGACGGCAAACCGGTGTACGGCATGTCGCAGGATCGCCAGGACAACGTGGTGCTGATCGCGCTCGATGCGGTGAAGCCAGGCACGCTGCCGGAAGACGAAATGAAAACCTTCGTCGGCAAGATGGAAGAGGGCGCGACCGGCGTTTCCTTCGATTCGCTGCTGGCGAGCTTGCGTAAAGAAGCCAAGATCAAAATGGGCGCCGCTGAGCAACAGCCTCAGTAA